A window of the Rhodoferax sp. GW822-FHT02A01 genome harbors these coding sequences:
- a CDS encoding hemerythrin family protein: MELDFTWKPEYSVGNVELDIQNRTFLQLCARARECAEGIQGDEHFHAVLNDLMQYALKHFNLEETVLEKNHYPEIEAQKSSHLEFIRTLTLYLEAAMCRHLKKQEVADFIWNWWLFHILKSDMRFRDTLMARKTK, from the coding sequence ATGGAATTAGACTTTACTTGGAAACCAGAATACAGCGTTGGGAACGTCGAGTTAGATATACAGAACCGGACGTTTCTTCAATTGTGCGCGCGTGCCAGAGAATGTGCGGAAGGAATTCAGGGCGACGAGCACTTTCATGCGGTCCTCAATGATCTGATGCAGTATGCGCTAAAGCATTTCAATTTGGAGGAAACTGTGCTGGAGAAAAATCATTATCCTGAAATTGAAGCACAGAAGAGTAGTCACCTAGAATTTATTCGCACACTGACGCTTTATCTTGAGGCAGCAATGTGCCGTCATCTAAAGAAGCAAGAGGTTGCCGATTTTATTTGGAATTGGTGGCTGTTTCACATTCTAAAATCGGACATGAGATTCCGAGACACCTTGATGGCAAGGAAGACTAAGTGA
- a CDS encoding FIST N-terminal domain-containing protein, giving the protein MRISQQVFTAESLQQLKFDNVSKDHSNQLVLIFGSPNLLRDRANFRDIRHAFPKGLIVGCSTAGEIHDTNVSDDTLVVTVVDFEHTWLHMSKVEIVEPSASFSAGLALAASLPAEELVHVLVFSDGLRVNGTALVLGMKNKLPAHVEITGGLSADGADFLETLVCANDVPTEGLIVAVGLYGSRIKVGYGSLGGWDPFGPEREITRSEGNVLFDLDGKPALDLYKLYLGEQAAGLPATGLLFPLSLRYPNHNGGSVSASSGVVRTILAINEADRSMTFAGDMPMGGHVRLMKANFERLIDGACGAAKISAAPMPNVSAQLALLISCVGRKLVLKQRVEEEVEGVRDVLGINTVLAGYYSYGEISPHKLGESCELHNQTMTITTFIES; this is encoded by the coding sequence ATGCGTATCTCGCAACAAGTCTTTACAGCCGAAAGTCTGCAGCAACTTAAGTTCGACAATGTTTCCAAAGACCATTCCAATCAACTTGTTCTGATTTTTGGAAGCCCGAACTTGTTGCGGGACAGGGCCAATTTCCGAGACATTCGCCATGCGTTCCCTAAGGGATTAATTGTAGGTTGCTCCACCGCCGGCGAAATACATGACACCAATGTGAGTGACGACACCTTGGTGGTGACGGTGGTGGACTTTGAGCACACCTGGCTGCATATGTCCAAGGTGGAAATTGTTGAGCCTTCCGCCAGCTTTTCGGCGGGACTGGCGCTGGCTGCCTCTTTGCCAGCGGAAGAATTGGTGCATGTACTGGTGTTTTCGGACGGATTGAGAGTCAACGGAACCGCTTTGGTGCTGGGTATGAAGAACAAGCTACCGGCGCATGTCGAGATAACCGGTGGCCTGTCCGCCGACGGCGCCGACTTTTTAGAGACTCTGGTTTGTGCAAATGATGTGCCGACCGAAGGCCTGATTGTTGCGGTTGGCCTGTACGGCTCCAGGATCAAGGTTGGTTACGGTTCGCTAGGTGGTTGGGACCCTTTTGGCCCTGAGCGCGAGATTACCCGCTCCGAGGGCAATGTACTGTTTGATTTGGATGGCAAACCAGCGTTGGACCTGTACAAGCTTTATCTGGGTGAGCAAGCAGCTGGACTGCCAGCAACCGGATTGTTGTTCCCGCTTTCCCTGCGTTACCCCAATCACAACGGGGGCAGTGTTTCGGCCTCAAGCGGTGTCGTCCGCACCATTCTCGCCATTAACGAAGCCGACAGAAGTATGACTTTCGCAGGCGACATGCCGATGGGGGGCCATGTGCGCCTGATGAAGGCCAATTTTGAACGCCTGATTGACGGTGCGTGTGGCGCGGCCAAGATCAGCGCGGCACCCATGCCGAATGTCTCGGCACAATTGGCCCTGCTCATCAGCTGCGTTGGTCGCAAGCTGGTGCTCAAGCAACGTGTCGAGGAGGAGGTTGAGGGGGTACGCGACGTACTAGGTATCAACACCGTTTTGGCGGGATATTATTCCTACGGCGAGATTTCCCCGCATAAGCTCGGAGAGTCGTGCGAGCTACACAACCAAACCATGACCATCACTACGTTCATTGAATCCTGA
- a CDS encoding EAL domain-containing protein, with the protein MLHPLLQRQIKRLYGKREDLSVGMTALFEAISEAYYQADTDRVMVERSLDLASQEMFEQNRNLSKDLEARRAAESQVVRLSNFDELTGLPNRNLLDDRVNQAVAVARRQQRRFLVLVVGLDHFMSINDSLGHAAGNEMLKIVSTRLSSCTRGSDTVARLGNDEFALVLLDSSEAEAQVQQKLADADAYASDPYLVEILHRVLKTVSEPVMLAGRELQVTCSIGVSLFPQNGKECGALLHAASTAMNSAKRLGRNTFQFYTTELGARIEAQLAVQGQLRLAVERSEFVLHYQPQVDLRSGKVIGVEALVRWNHPELGLVPPSQFIALAEETGLIVPIGSWVIRTACEQCKIWREAGHGLLRVAVNLSVRQFEQLDLVEYITSILAQTGVEPQLLEIELTESLLMTDVERAKDVLWRLKALGLQMSIDDFGTGYSSLAYLTQFPIDFLKIDQSFVRNIGANNNAAIVKAIISMAHSLGMRVIAEGVETEAQCEFLRLNMCDEIQGYLFSKPLDARQIEDMVILDRRLPPELLHFEKPKRTVLLVDDEPFIVNALKRLLRNINAQIFTADGGQAGLEVLAKYSIDVIVSDQRMPGMTGMEFFRIVKDKYPDTIRIVLSGFTELNAITSMVNEGAIYKFLTKPWVDEQLLLAIEEAFQHKELADENQRLNLEVLTSNLELAVANKKLEEALHMKQLQIDSLSGLDF; encoded by the coding sequence ATGCTGCATCCTCTACTTCAACGTCAAATCAAGCGGCTCTATGGCAAGAGGGAGGATCTTTCGGTTGGTATGACTGCGCTTTTCGAGGCTATCAGCGAGGCCTACTATCAGGCCGATACCGACCGTGTCATGGTAGAGCGTTCGCTCGATCTGGCGTCGCAGGAAATGTTTGAGCAGAACCGCAATCTGTCCAAAGACTTGGAGGCCCGGCGAGCCGCTGAGTCGCAAGTGGTGCGGTTGTCCAATTTCGATGAATTGACAGGACTTCCCAATCGAAATTTGTTGGATGACCGTGTGAACCAAGCGGTTGCCGTGGCACGCAGGCAGCAGCGTCGCTTTTTGGTTTTGGTAGTTGGGTTGGACCATTTCATGTCAATCAATGACAGCCTGGGGCATGCAGCAGGCAACGAAATGCTGAAAATCGTCAGTACGCGGCTTAGCTCTTGCACTCGCGGAAGTGACACGGTGGCGCGCTTGGGAAATGATGAGTTCGCACTGGTCTTGCTCGATTCGTCTGAAGCTGAGGCCCAAGTCCAGCAAAAACTTGCTGACGCAGATGCGTACGCGTCTGATCCCTATTTGGTTGAAATCCTCCACAGAGTTTTGAAGACCGTCTCCGAGCCGGTGATGCTGGCAGGACGGGAGCTGCAAGTCACCTGCAGTATCGGCGTGAGTTTGTTCCCCCAAAATGGGAAGGAATGTGGGGCTTTGCTGCATGCAGCGAGCACTGCCATGAACAGTGCCAAGCGATTGGGGCGCAATACGTTCCAGTTTTACACGACTGAGTTAGGCGCAAGAATTGAGGCGCAACTGGCCGTTCAGGGCCAGCTTCGACTGGCGGTCGAACGCAGCGAATTCGTCTTGCATTACCAGCCGCAAGTAGACTTGCGCAGCGGCAAGGTTATCGGTGTAGAGGCTCTGGTGCGCTGGAATCACCCTGAGCTGGGTCTCGTGCCGCCTTCTCAATTCATAGCCTTAGCAGAAGAGACTGGGCTGATTGTGCCGATTGGGAGCTGGGTGATTCGCACTGCATGTGAACAATGCAAGATATGGAGGGAAGCGGGACATGGTCTGCTTCGCGTGGCGGTGAATCTGTCTGTTCGGCAGTTCGAGCAGCTCGACTTGGTGGAATACATCACTTCCATACTGGCTCAGACAGGAGTGGAGCCGCAATTGCTTGAAATCGAGCTTACAGAAAGCCTGTTAATGACTGACGTCGAGCGGGCCAAAGATGTCTTATGGCGCCTGAAGGCACTTGGACTACAGATGTCCATTGATGATTTTGGAACCGGGTACTCAAGCCTTGCGTATCTGACGCAATTCCCAATCGATTTTCTGAAGATTGACCAGTCGTTTGTACGCAATATTGGAGCGAATAACAACGCAGCCATCGTTAAGGCAATTATTTCAATGGCGCATAGCCTGGGCATGCGTGTCATCGCCGAGGGTGTGGAAACAGAGGCGCAGTGCGAGTTTCTGCGACTCAACATGTGTGATGAAATTCAAGGTTATCTCTTCAGCAAACCGTTAGACGCCAGACAAATTGAAGATATGGTGATCCTGGATAGGCGGCTACCCCCAGAGTTGTTGCATTTCGAAAAACCGAAGCGGACGGTGTTGTTGGTGGACGATGAGCCGTTTATTGTCAATGCACTAAAGCGCCTACTAAGAAACATCAATGCGCAGATCTTTACAGCCGACGGAGGACAAGCCGGCTTGGAAGTTTTGGCCAAGTATTCCATTGACGTGATCGTATCTGATCAACGCATGCCTGGCATGACGGGAATGGAGTTCTTTAGGATCGTAAAAGATAAGTATCCCGACACAATCCGAATCGTCCTCTCTGGATTTACGGAGTTGAATGCAATAACTTCCATGGTGAACGAAGGTGCAATCTATAAGTTTTTGACCAAGCCTTGGGTTGATGAGCAGCTTCTGCTTGCAATTGAAGAGGCCTTCCAACACAAAGAGTTGGCAGATGAAAATCAAAGGCTAAATCTTGAAGTGCTCACCTCGAACTTGGAACTGGCTGTAGCCAATAAAAAACTTGAGGAGGCGCTGCACATGAAGCAGCTTCAAATCGACTCCCTTTCGGGGCTCGACTTCTAG
- a CDS encoding diguanylate cyclase — translation MSATIAEDSQVWEQFNVVRGHRLTLAYVVCLTIIGILSLGAHYFVLEVIQQQKKSSAVINLSGRQRMLSQRIAFLSMEYGLKFDAQLREQLETAIDEMARAHERLTLGDETGGVPRPGSPQLKKLYFTPLSGIDPLVRSYIADARLLLQIVPNRQEILASAVHKRIVEAASNQLLVQLNSAVLEYERQNVSAVEDLRQIQTALLLVLVVVLLGEALLVFRPLAAKLHQFAQALARMAMHDWLTGLLNRRSLHEAASRLAAMQSRREMPLSVWLVDIDHFKRINDQHGHGGGDLVLKRVATVLAESMRTEDCAARWGGEEFAILLAGADEARSMEAAQRMRVRIANTEIDLPSGTKVKVSVSIGVSRWNPSVGDSFEAALDRADKALYRAKAEGRNEVRAEDAYTSPSLRHDLAALDTSFLAPSAT, via the coding sequence ATGAGTGCAACAATCGCAGAAGACTCCCAAGTATGGGAGCAATTCAATGTCGTACGGGGTCATCGTTTGACGCTGGCATATGTGGTTTGCCTAACCATCATTGGCATACTTTCTTTGGGTGCCCACTATTTCGTCCTTGAGGTTATTCAGCAGCAGAAGAAATCTAGCGCGGTGATTAACTTGAGTGGACGTCAGCGCATGCTGTCACAGCGCATTGCTTTTTTGTCGATGGAATACGGGCTGAAGTTTGACGCACAGTTGCGCGAACAACTCGAAACTGCCATTGATGAGATGGCCAGGGCTCATGAGCGACTCACCTTGGGAGACGAAACCGGCGGAGTTCCGAGGCCGGGTTCACCGCAATTGAAGAAACTGTATTTCACACCGCTTAGTGGCATTGATCCTTTGGTGCGGTCCTACATAGCAGATGCACGTTTATTGTTGCAAATTGTCCCTAATAGGCAAGAAATTCTGGCCTCTGCAGTCCACAAAAGAATTGTGGAGGCGGCTTCAAATCAGTTGCTGGTTCAATTGAACAGTGCTGTGCTGGAGTACGAGCGACAAAATGTGTCCGCCGTTGAGGATCTTCGCCAGATACAGACCGCACTTTTGCTGGTACTGGTAGTCGTTTTGCTGGGCGAGGCCCTGCTGGTCTTTCGACCACTGGCCGCCAAGTTGCACCAGTTTGCGCAGGCTCTGGCGCGCATGGCAATGCACGACTGGCTCACAGGCCTACTCAATCGCCGCTCACTGCACGAAGCGGCGTCACGGCTGGCAGCAATGCAGAGTCGAAGAGAAATGCCACTAAGTGTCTGGCTGGTTGATATTGACCATTTCAAGCGCATAAACGATCAGCATGGCCACGGTGGTGGCGATCTGGTGCTCAAGCGTGTTGCGACGGTGCTAGCCGAGAGCATGCGCACCGAGGACTGTGCGGCCCGTTGGGGCGGTGAGGAATTTGCCATCTTGCTGGCTGGTGCGGACGAAGCTCGTTCCATGGAAGCCGCCCAACGCATGCGAGTACGCATCGCTAACACGGAGATAGACTTGCCAAGTGGCACAAAAGTGAAAGTCAGCGTCAGCATAGGCGTCAGCCGTTGGAACCCCAGCGTAGGTGACAGCTTTGAAGCAGCGCTTGACCGCGCGGACAAGGCCTTGTATCGCGCTAAGGCAGAAGGACGCAATGAAGTTCGCGCCGAAGACGCGTACACTTCGCCATCGTTGCGCCATGATCTAGCTGCATTGGACACGTCATTTCTGGCCCCATCGGCTACTTAG
- a CDS encoding methyl-accepting chemotaxis protein, which yields MRISTTKVSTRLTAAFAVMILITAAMAALGVWHLQTLKRDSKQIATIHNQRNTLALRWSAAINLNWLRLHALLKTSDTAYITSLQKDIADTVNNINVVQKELDALINDEQGQALVDQVGKSRQRYRDIRDALLKRKLAGEDVGAEVDRDLQPLVLEYLKNVDLVQAYVQERLSYAEKEAEHTADSSQIFLSIISGVSIALGLLLAMWVTRSVTHPLGGEPHEAARVAQSVASGDLSAEISLRPGDTGSLMAQLKAMQAGLAKVVSNVRQHSEGVAVASAQIAEGNQDLSSRTENQASALEQTAASMEQLGATVKQNADSATQATHLARNASAVAIQGGEVVARVVDTMKGINDSSKRIFDIISVIDGIAFQTNILALNAAVEAARAGEHGRGFAVVATEVRGLAGRAADAAKEIKTLIGTSVERVEQGTALVHQAGETMNEVVSAIQRVTDLMTDISTASTEQSQGVAQVGEAVTQMDQVTQQNASLVEEIANAAGALRSKSRDLVDLVSVFKLSGQLGISTRESAG from the coding sequence ATGAGAATCTCGACCACAAAAGTCAGCACACGGTTAACTGCAGCTTTTGCTGTCATGATATTAATTACCGCCGCAATGGCAGCTTTGGGTGTCTGGCATCTTCAGACGCTCAAACGCGACAGCAAGCAAATTGCAACCATCCACAATCAACGTAACACGCTCGCTTTGCGCTGGTCAGCGGCCATCAATCTCAACTGGCTGCGGCTGCATGCGTTGCTGAAAACGTCGGATACCGCCTATATTACCTCGCTGCAAAAAGATATTGCCGATACTGTCAACAACATCAACGTCGTGCAAAAGGAGTTGGACGCGCTCATCAATGATGAACAAGGTCAAGCGCTGGTTGATCAGGTTGGCAAGTCCCGCCAACGCTACCGTGACATTCGTGATGCTCTTTTGAAGAGGAAACTGGCGGGCGAGGATGTTGGTGCGGAAGTGGATCGTGACCTGCAGCCCCTTGTTCTGGAATACCTCAAAAATGTGGATCTAGTGCAGGCATATGTGCAGGAGCGATTGTCGTACGCCGAGAAAGAAGCCGAGCACACGGCTGATTCCAGCCAGATATTTTTGAGCATCATTTCGGGCGTATCGATTGCATTGGGCCTGCTCCTGGCTATGTGGGTCACGCGCTCGGTGACCCACCCCTTGGGTGGTGAGCCACACGAGGCAGCCAGGGTCGCACAAAGCGTAGCATCTGGTGACCTTAGCGCTGAAATCAGCTTACGGCCGGGTGACACTGGTAGTCTGATGGCCCAACTAAAGGCCATGCAAGCCGGTTTGGCAAAGGTTGTCAGCAATGTGCGCCAGCATTCTGAAGGTGTTGCCGTGGCGAGCGCTCAGATCGCGGAGGGAAACCAAGATCTCAGTTCACGAACAGAGAATCAGGCCAGTGCACTTGAACAAACCGCTGCTTCAATGGAACAACTTGGCGCTACGGTCAAGCAAAACGCTGACAGCGCCACCCAAGCCACCCATTTGGCCCGCAACGCCTCTGCCGTGGCGATCCAAGGTGGGGAAGTCGTTGCCCGCGTTGTGGACACAATGAAGGGCATCAACGACAGTTCGAAGAGAATCTTCGACATCATCAGTGTCATCGACGGCATTGCTTTTCAGACCAACATCCTAGCTCTAAATGCGGCAGTAGAAGCCGCCCGAGCAGGTGAACACGGCCGTGGCTTTGCCGTGGTTGCCACCGAAGTCCGTGGCCTGGCTGGCCGGGCTGCGGACGCCGCCAAAGAGATCAAGACCCTCATTGGTACCAGTGTGGAGCGAGTAGAACAAGGCACTGCACTGGTCCACCAGGCCGGTGAAACGATGAACGAGGTGGTAAGCGCCATACAAAGGGTGACCGACCTCATGACAGACATTAGTACTGCCAGTACGGAACAAAGCCAAGGCGTTGCACAGGTCGGTGAGGCCGTCACTCAAATGGACCAGGTCACGCAACAAAACGCTTCCTTGGTTGAAGAGATTGCCAACGCCGCCGGTGCCCTGCGTTCCAAGTCCCGTGACTTGGTCGACCTAGTGTCTGTTTTCAAACTAAGTGGCCAACTTGGCATTTCAACCAGAGAGTCCGCAGGATGA
- a CDS encoding ATP-binding protein, producing the protein MNTKIVPGKDWLNEPDERKLSSSSTAFHIQALVFRTLIDIMPDRIYAKDTQSRFILANKAVANLMGKRTPEEMIGKTDFDFYPVELATEYFSIEQKLIRSGEPLIACEQQVPNLNTGEIGWLQTTKVHLRDAEGNVIGLLGLARDITERKRIEAELLSRNNELTCLNEKLSQAQEQLIQSEKMASIGQLAAGVAHEINNPIGYISSNFGMLESYQSSLFEMLLAYQAHETSVNDDEKTRELRDLRKRLEIDFLVQDVPDLMRESRDGIERVRKIVQDLKNFSHVDSQLDWHASDLRQGIDSTLNVVNNEIKYHADIIKEYGEIPLVECVQSEINQVVMNLVINASHAINRERGKIYIRTGSDGNQVWIEVEDTGCGIPKEILPRIFDPFYTTKPVGKGTGLGLSLSYGIVQKHHGNIEVQTEVGKGTLFRVTLPVKQSKPLAESALQ; encoded by the coding sequence ATGAATACCAAAATAGTCCCTGGCAAAGACTGGCTTAATGAACCAGACGAACGTAAACTTAGTAGCTCAAGCACGGCATTTCATATCCAAGCGCTGGTATTTCGCACACTCATCGACATCATGCCCGATCGGATCTACGCCAAGGACACTCAAAGCAGATTTATCTTGGCCAATAAGGCCGTGGCTAATCTGATGGGGAAGAGAACTCCTGAGGAGATGATTGGAAAAACAGATTTCGATTTTTACCCTGTGGAGCTTGCAACAGAGTATTTTTCCATAGAGCAGAAGTTAATTCGTTCGGGCGAGCCTTTAATTGCTTGTGAACAGCAGGTCCCAAATTTGAATACAGGTGAAATTGGATGGCTGCAAACGACCAAAGTGCATCTGCGTGATGCGGAAGGCAACGTGATTGGCCTTCTTGGCCTCGCACGAGACATTACGGAGCGCAAACGTATTGAAGCCGAGTTGCTGAGCCGCAATAATGAGCTGACTTGCCTCAACGAAAAGCTTTCCCAAGCCCAGGAGCAACTAATCCAGTCGGAAAAAATGGCCTCCATTGGGCAACTCGCGGCAGGCGTTGCACACGAAATAAACAACCCCATCGGGTATATCTCCTCCAATTTCGGTATGCTGGAGAGCTACCAATCCAGCCTTTTTGAAATGCTGTTGGCTTACCAGGCCCATGAGACATCTGTAAATGATGACGAGAAAACCAGAGAATTGAGAGATTTGCGGAAAAGATTGGAAATTGACTTCCTCGTGCAAGATGTACCGGACCTAATGAGAGAGTCGCGTGATGGTATTGAGCGCGTCAGAAAAATTGTGCAGGATCTGAAAAATTTCTCTCATGTAGACTCACAACTAGATTGGCATGCCAGCGACCTGCGTCAAGGAATAGATTCAACCCTGAATGTGGTGAATAACGAAATTAAGTACCATGCTGACATCATCAAGGAGTACGGGGAGATTCCGCTGGTCGAGTGTGTTCAATCTGAGATCAACCAGGTCGTTATGAATCTGGTCATCAACGCTTCGCACGCTATCAATCGGGAGCGCGGGAAGATCTATATCCGTACGGGGTCCGATGGCAATCAGGTCTGGATTGAAGTGGAGGACACAGGTTGCGGCATTCCAAAGGAAATCCTACCCCGCATCTTTGATCCGTTTTACACCACAAAGCCTGTGGGCAAGGGCACCGGACTCGGTTTGTCCTTATCCTACGGTATTGTGCAAAAACATCACGGCAACATTGAAGTGCAGACCGAAGTAGGAAAGGGCACGTTGTTTCGTGTAACTTTGCCCGTCAAACAATCTAAACCACTTGCTGAATCCGCCTTGCAATGA
- a CDS encoding ATP-binding protein — protein sequence MLHSETPTKSTVQGLAALDPADFFDGSPIATFVVNSRHLVTHYNQACATLLGVPAESVIGTSDLGKILYGVDRPIMADLIVDGSMESIVADLYENRYRNSLVIPDAYEAEGFFPNLGTSGRWLFFTAAPLRDEDGVVVGAIETLQDITERKVAESALMKAQLEVEDMVTQRTAQLAEVNDALRQDVVRRESVELELLNRNLELSALNDKLSTAQEHLVQSEKLASIGLLAAGVAHEINNPIGYVFSNFGMLEEYLEKLFQMLRAYEMACDVQIAPEALRALQAKKLEMEIDFLKEDIPNLMRESKEGIARVRKIVQDLKDFSHVDAKPQWQFADLNRGIESTLNVVNNEVKYKADVVKEYGDIPEVQCMPSEINQVVMNLVVNAAHAIGPNRGKIYIRSGVGNAKLQGAADLKIDNSVWIEIADTGSGIPKDVVPRIFDPFFTTKPVGKGTGLGLSLSYGIIQKHHGRIEVDTEVGKGTTFRITLPLVQSDQVVQSKETKQ from the coding sequence ATGCTGCATTCCGAGACGCCTACCAAAAGCACTGTGCAAGGCCTGGCAGCGTTGGACCCGGCTGATTTTTTTGACGGTAGTCCAATAGCAACATTCGTTGTCAATTCCAGGCACCTTGTTACGCACTACAACCAAGCCTGTGCCACTCTGCTTGGAGTTCCCGCCGAATCCGTCATAGGAACCAGCGATCTGGGAAAGATACTGTATGGAGTTGATAGACCCATCATGGCTGATCTGATAGTGGATGGGTCCATGGAAAGCATTGTTGCCGATTTGTATGAGAATCGATATCGAAATTCCCTGGTCATTCCTGATGCATATGAAGCAGAAGGATTCTTTCCTAATCTCGGCACGTCTGGCCGCTGGCTGTTTTTCACCGCCGCACCACTAAGAGACGAAGATGGAGTCGTTGTTGGGGCCATTGAAACACTTCAGGATATTACGGAGCGCAAGGTTGCTGAATCAGCATTGATGAAGGCCCAGCTGGAAGTTGAAGACATGGTGACGCAGCGCACCGCCCAACTTGCCGAAGTCAATGATGCTTTGAGACAAGATGTAGTGCGTCGTGAGTCGGTAGAGTTGGAACTGCTGAATCGGAATTTGGAACTGAGCGCCCTCAATGACAAACTTTCAACAGCTCAAGAACACCTGGTGCAGTCAGAGAAGCTTGCATCCATTGGATTGCTTGCGGCAGGGGTGGCGCATGAAATCAATAATCCAATCGGATACGTATTCTCCAATTTCGGAATGCTGGAAGAATATCTGGAGAAATTATTTCAGATGTTGCGAGCATATGAAATGGCATGTGACGTGCAGATTGCACCGGAGGCGTTGCGAGCACTGCAAGCCAAGAAACTGGAAATGGAGATTGATTTTTTGAAAGAAGATATTCCGAATCTGATGAGGGAGTCCAAAGAAGGTATTGCAAGAGTGCGAAAGATTGTGCAAGACCTAAAAGACTTCTCGCACGTGGATGCTAAACCGCAATGGCAATTTGCCGATCTCAACCGAGGAATTGAGTCTACGCTGAACGTGGTGAACAACGAAGTCAAGTACAAGGCAGATGTCGTAAAGGAATATGGCGACATTCCGGAAGTTCAGTGCATGCCGTCTGAAATAAATCAGGTTGTCATGAATCTGGTTGTCAATGCCGCGCACGCGATTGGTCCCAATCGAGGAAAAATATACATTCGATCTGGTGTAGGCAATGCCAAGCTTCAAGGCGCAGCCGATCTCAAGATCGATAACAGTGTTTGGATAGAAATAGCGGATACAGGTAGTGGTATTCCAAAGGATGTCGTACCACGGATATTCGATCCATTTTTCACGACTAAACCTGTGGGCAAGGGCACAGGTCTTGGACTTTCACTGTCTTATGGAATCATTCAGAAACACCACGGAAGAATTGAAGTAGATACTGAAGTTGGAAAGGGAACAACCTTCCGCATTACGTTGCCACTGGTGCAGAGTGATCAGGTTGTCCAGTCCAAGGAGACCAAGCAGTGA
- a CDS encoding HD domain-containing phosphohydrolase, with translation MLESTVSVPMNILCVDDEMNILSSLRRLLRPHGFQIFTAESGVAGIGILESNAIDLVISDMRMPEMDGAHFLEIVRGRWPDTTRLLLTGYADVDDIMSSVNRGEIYRYITKPWNDHDLILIVKQALERKALELQKRQLEKQIAAQNEELKVLNAGLEVRVQERTAELQVAHAKLKSNYLNSIKVFSSLMELRGRSLSGHSRQVADLARRTAVTMGLNEKQQQEIFVAGLLHDIGLIGLADSILTRPVGRLTEEEMLQYRRHPAWGEQALLSQEDMQGVASLIRWHHERHDGKGFPDGLAGDRIPLSAAILIVVEAYMDMQSGNLSTSKLTAAEARSMILHGRGNQFNPEVVDVFLQVLIKATPNNEVASVVLGVDELRPGMVVAKDLTTRDGIVLLSAEHVLTEKLISLLRQRESKDEEELRVAIKLTSRR, from the coding sequence ATGTTGGAATCCACGGTATCAGTTCCGATGAATATATTGTGCGTTGATGACGAGATGAATATATTGTCGTCACTAAGACGGTTGCTGCGTCCCCATGGGTTTCAGATTTTTACGGCTGAAAGTGGTGTGGCCGGAATCGGCATCCTGGAATCAAATGCCATTGATTTGGTTATTTCAGACATGCGAATGCCAGAAATGGATGGTGCGCATTTCCTGGAAATAGTGCGGGGTCGGTGGCCGGACACCACGCGTTTGCTCCTGACGGGCTATGCAGATGTGGACGACATCATGAGTTCGGTCAATCGTGGCGAGATCTACCGCTACATTACCAAGCCTTGGAATGACCACGATTTGATATTAATTGTCAAACAAGCTCTGGAACGAAAGGCCTTGGAGCTGCAAAAGCGTCAGCTGGAAAAGCAGATTGCAGCACAGAATGAAGAGCTCAAAGTTCTCAATGCAGGGCTAGAAGTGCGGGTTCAGGAACGTACCGCAGAGCTGCAGGTGGCGCACGCAAAGCTGAAGAGCAACTACCTCAATTCCATCAAGGTTTTTTCCAGTCTCATGGAATTGCGTGGACGCAGTCTTTCGGGACATTCGCGTCAGGTCGCAGATTTGGCTAGACGCACTGCAGTGACCATGGGTTTGAATGAAAAGCAGCAGCAGGAAATTTTTGTCGCGGGTCTCCTGCATGACATTGGACTGATCGGATTGGCGGACAGCATTCTTACTCGCCCGGTGGGCCGCCTTACAGAAGAGGAGATGTTGCAGTATCGACGTCACCCGGCTTGGGGGGAACAAGCGCTTCTCTCACAGGAGGATATGCAGGGAGTAGCGAGCCTCATTCGCTGGCACCACGAGCGGCACGATGGAAAAGGGTTTCCTGATGGATTGGCAGGTGACCGTATCCCCCTGTCCGCGGCCATATTGATTGTGGTTGAAGCTTATATGGACATGCAGTCCGGGAACTTGAGCACATCGAAACTCACGGCGGCTGAGGCTCGTTCGATGATTTTGCATGGACGCGGCAATCAGTTCAATCCGGAAGTGGTGGACGTCTTTTTGCAGGTATTGATTAAAGCCACGCCCAACAACGAAGTTGCTTCGGTGGTACTTGGTGTTGATGAGCTGCGTCCTGGTATGGTCGTTGCCAAGGACCTGACTACCCGAGATGGAATCGTTTTGCTAAGTGCGGAACACGTATTGACCGAAAAGTTGATATCGTTGCTGCGCCAGCGAGAATCAAAGGACGAAGAAGAGTTGCGTGTGGCGATTAAATTGACATCGCGCCGATGA